The Raphanus sativus cultivar WK10039 chromosome 6, ASM80110v3, whole genome shotgun sequence sequence GCGCGGCATTTCTTGTCGTGCTGCTGTAGAATGCTTGGGTTGGAGTACGAATCCAAGAGAGGACATATCGCTCTCGACTACTTGGGCCGTACGGTTTTCATCAAGATTCTTCCTATTGGTATTCAAATGGGGAGGCTCGAATCCGTTCTGAATCTTCCCGCTACCGCTGAGAAACTTAAAGAGATCCAAGAGAAGTACCAGGGTAAGAAGGTGATACTCGGTGTTGATGACATGGATATATTCAAAGGtctgagtttaaagattttagcCTTCGAACACCTCTTACAGGAGTATCCCACCATGCTAGGGAAGATAGTTCTGATTCAGATCGTGAACCCGGCGAGAGGATCAGGTAAAGACGTTCAAGAAGCCAAGAAAGAGACGTATTACACTGTTGATAGAATCAACGAGCGTTACGGTTCCCCTGGTTACGAGCCGGTGGTTCTGATTGATCGTCCTGTTCCTCGGTTCGAGAAGTCTGCCTATTACGCCTTGGCGGAATGCTGCGTAGTCAATGCGGTGAGAGATGGGATGAACTTGGTTCCGTACAAGTACACTGTTTGTCGTCAGGGGACTCCTGAAATGGATAAATCTCCTCCTCCTCGCACAAGCACGCTTGTTCTGTCCGAGTTCATTGGTTGCTCTCCTTCTTTAAGTGGTGCCATTAGGGTTAATCCTTGGGACGTTGACGCGGTCGCTGACTCTATTTACTCTGCTCTCACCATGTCTGAATCCGAGAAGCAGCTAAGGCATAAGAAACACTATCAGTACATTAGCACACACGATGTGGCGTACTGGTCGCGCAGCTTTACGCAGGATCTGGAGAGGGCGTGTAAGGATCATTACGGTAAAAGGTGCTGGAGTGTGGGTTGGGGTTTAGGTTTTAAGCTCATCGCGCTCTCTCCTAATTTCAGAAGACTGTCCATCGAGCAGACTGTCAGTGCTTATAGAAGATCGAGCAAGAGAGCGATATTTCTTGATTATGACGGTACTTTGGTCCCAGAGACCTCGATTGTAAAGGAACCAAGTGCTGATGTGATCTCTGCGTTGAAGACGCTGTGCAGTGATTCTGATAACACTGTGTTTATTGTTAGTGGGAGGGGGAAAGTTTCTTTAAGCGAGTGGCTTGCACCGTGTGAGAATCTTGGAATAGCAGCTGAACACGGTTACTTCACAAGGTACGCTACTGCTTTGTCTTAatcattcttaaaaaaaaacttgggaAGACAAATCTGTGTGATGTGCAGGTGGAATCAGACTTGTGAGTGGGAAACAAGCGGCTTTTCTAATGACCTTGAATGGAAGAGAATCGTGGAACCAATCATGAGACTGTATGCAGAAACTACGGATGGATCTACTATAGAAGCAAAAGAAAGTGCTCTAGTGTGGCATCACCAAGATGCTGACCGGGACTTTGGTTCTTGTCAAGCCAAGGAACTTCTGAACCATCTAGAATCTGTTCTTGTAAATGAGCCCGTTGTGGTTAACAGAGGTCACCAAATCGTTGAAGTTAAGCCTCAGGTAATATACACTTTCGTCGCCCTATCTCCAAATCTTCTATAATCAATAATGTGTTTATATTCATTGCATTGAATCGTAGCCAATCCTTATATAGTTTGATTAAACAATAGTTCTAAACTGGCATTTTTGGGACTAATAGGGAGTAAGCAAAGGTCTTGTCACCGGGGAAGTTCTTAGCAAAATGATTGGAGAAGGGAATGCACCGGATTTTGTGGTATGCATTGGGGACGACAGATCAGACGAAGAGATGTTTGAGAGCATAACAACAACACTCTCGGCTCAGCCATCGTCAGAGATATTCGCGTGTACGGTGGGAATAAAACCGAGCAAAGCCAAGTACTTTCTGGATCAAGTAACCGACGTGGTGAAGCTTCTTCAGGGACTTGCCAACACTTGTTCTAGCCCAAAGCCTAGCTACCCTTCTCACCTTAGAGTCTCCTTCGAAAGCGTGGTATGAGTAAGCTGTAAATCAGAGGTCAACTCAGAGTTGTTTAGGAGACAACTGTGAAACCATGAAAAGAAACATGATTTGTACATAGAAAacagaaagaaaacaaagacaaaactcATTGTCGTGGTTTGATAATTATTTAAGAATCATGGGCAAGAGACGAGCTCTTTCGCTCTCTTGtgtgattt is a genomic window containing:
- the LOC108812390 gene encoding probable alpha,alpha-trehalose-phosphate synthase [UDP-forming] 10, with the protein product MGSKSFGNLLDLASGDFLDIPHTPRPLPRVMTVPGIISDGCDSDAISLLPCRDRKIIVANFLPLNCKKDSETGRWTFTLDNDSPLLHLKDGFSPETEVIYVGSLKTDVDLIEQDEVSQTLLEEFSCVPTFLPQDVHRKFYLGFCKQQLWPLFHYMLPMCPDHGERFDRGLWQAYVSANKIFADKVMGAINLEEDSIWIHDYHLMLLPTFLRRRFHRVKLGFFLHSPFPSSEIYRTLPVREELLRGLLNCDLIGFHTFDYARHFLSCCCRMLGLEYESKRGHIALDYLGRTVFIKILPIGIQMGRLESVLNLPATAEKLKEIQEKYQGKKVILGVDDMDIFKGLSLKILAFEHLLQEYPTMLGKIVLIQIVNPARGSGKDVQEAKKETYYTVDRINERYGSPGYEPVVLIDRPVPRFEKSAYYALAECCVVNAVRDGMNLVPYKYTVCRQGTPEMDKSPPPRTSTLVLSEFIGCSPSLSGAIRVNPWDVDAVADSIYSALTMSESEKQLRHKKHYQYISTHDVAYWSRSFTQDLERACKDHYGKRCWSVGWGLGFKLIALSPNFRRLSIEQTVSAYRRSSKRAIFLDYDGTLVPETSIVKEPSADVISALKTLCSDSDNTVFIVSGRGKVSLSEWLAPCENLGIAAEHGYFTRWNQTCEWETSGFSNDLEWKRIVEPIMRLYAETTDGSTIEAKESALVWHHQDADRDFGSCQAKELLNHLESVLVNEPVVVNRGHQIVEVKPQGVSKGLVTGEVLSKMIGEGNAPDFVVCIGDDRSDEEMFESITTTLSAQPSSEIFACTVGIKPSKAKYFLDQVTDVVKLLQGLANTCSSPKPSYPSHLRVSFESVV